A genomic stretch from Candidatus Nitrososphaera gargensis Ga9.2 includes:
- a CDS encoding NAD(P)H-hydrate dehydratase, which yields MPAAIAVTPKLVRQLMPPRSILSRKGDNGIVLVAGGSRFYHGAPVLASMAALRSGADLVYTAVPRSIITAVRSFSPAIIALPLPDDKLTVGSANRLVAMLPKRTDAAAIGMGMSIEPEAIVALIKKLKEAGTKILLDASALIPMVLGEISNTGSIVTPHAGEYRRLFGCDSGTTKDEMTSNVRRQAKEYGVTVALKGWLNVISDGDKVATIRRSTPAMTVGGTGDVLSGLAAGLLAKGMKPFDAAIAAVYLNGVAGSIAFKRSGLHIVATDLLDSLPAAMKPFDRIKQERP from the coding sequence TTGCCAGCGGCAATTGCAGTTACACCGAAACTCGTCCGGCAGTTGATGCCTCCCCGGTCGATTCTATCGAGAAAAGGCGACAACGGGATAGTGCTTGTAGCCGGCGGAAGCAGGTTCTATCACGGCGCGCCAGTGCTTGCGTCGATGGCTGCTCTGCGTTCTGGAGCCGATCTGGTCTATACGGCAGTCCCGCGCTCGATAATCACCGCTGTCAGATCGTTTTCCCCTGCAATAATCGCACTTCCACTCCCAGATGACAAGCTCACCGTGGGCTCGGCAAACAGGCTTGTTGCCATGCTGCCAAAACGCACAGATGCAGCCGCCATAGGCATGGGGATGAGCATAGAGCCAGAAGCAATAGTCGCGCTTATCAAAAAACTGAAAGAAGCTGGGACAAAGATCCTGCTTGACGCTTCGGCACTAATCCCTATGGTGCTGGGCGAGATTTCAAACACAGGCAGCATTGTTACGCCGCATGCAGGCGAGTACAGGCGGCTTTTTGGCTGCGACTCTGGAACGACCAAGGATGAAATGACTTCAAATGTGCGCAGGCAGGCAAAAGAGTACGGCGTCACAGTAGCATTGAAGGGTTGGCTCAACGTCATTTCAGACGGCGACAAAGTTGCGACAATAAGGAGGTCGACGCCGGCAATGACTGTGGGCGGGACGGGCGACGTGCTGTCTGGCTTGGCGGCGGGGCTACTTGCCAAGGGCATGAAACCGTTTGACGCGGCGATTGCAGCAGTGTATCTCAACGGCGTCGCAGGCAGCATTGCCTTCAAGCGGTCGGGTCTGCACATCGTCGCTACCGACCTTCTTGACAGCCTACCGGCAGCAATGAAGCCGTTCGATAGGATCAAGCAAGAAAGACCGTAG
- a CDS encoding methionine--tRNA ligase, with protein MSESASEQFITFEEFSKVHLKIGKVIHAESMQGMKKVFKATIDLGSEQRELAVGGALHYKPEEFVGRMVVVCTNLEPKKIGSIISRGMLLAADGPEGKPVFLTITEDAPLGATIH; from the coding sequence ATGAGTGAGTCAGCGTCAGAACAGTTTATCACGTTTGAAGAGTTTTCAAAGGTGCACCTGAAGATAGGCAAGGTGATCCATGCGGAGAGCATGCAGGGGATGAAGAAGGTCTTCAAGGCGACGATCGACCTTGGAAGCGAGCAGAGGGAGCTTGCGGTCGGGGGCGCACTGCACTACAAGCCGGAGGAGTTTGTCGGCAGGATGGTCGTGGTATGCACAAACCTTGAGCCAAAAAAGATAGGCAGCATCATCTCAAGGGGCATGCTCCTGGCGGCTGATGGGCCGGAAGGCAAGCCAGTCTTTTTGACAATAACAGAGGATGCACCGCTGGGCGCGACAATACACTGA
- a CDS encoding DUF1259 domain-containing protein — protein sequence MNILKKSVWLLVPAAIALAVLATFGTFSPIAAQTTTSERANNTPTASTGNASGGMIDCENIASQLGGVVLPNPTDVCDVAVPMRGLEVTDNATGANISNLLVINPIFEFTPVSGTNTSGTGNSTEDGATSNQTTTTTTGTSQRQEGNATTSAAGQGIVYGFAEIGGPEDQIPSLMRILSNSTWNVVAVHNHVTMESPKMMFVHAVGVSDIDTLTSEAKSILDGMAARQRTTTAGETTRSEMRGESNQTLSS from the coding sequence TCTAAAGAAATCAGTATGGTTATTGGTACCCGCAGCAATAGCCTTAGCAGTACTGGCGACCTTTGGAACATTTAGTCCAATTGCGGCACAGACAACAACATCAGAAAGGGCCAACAACACACCTACAGCGTCAACTGGAAACGCTAGCGGAGGAATGATTGACTGTGAAAACATAGCATCCCAGCTGGGTGGAGTGGTACTTCCAAACCCCACTGACGTATGTGACGTTGCAGTCCCAATGAGAGGATTGGAAGTAACCGACAATGCAACAGGAGCAAACATTAGCAATCTGCTCGTAATTAACCCGATATTCGAGTTCACACCAGTTTCGGGTACAAACACCAGCGGCACTGGCAATAGCACCGAAGATGGTGCCACAAGCAACCAGACTACGACAACAACAACTGGAACAAGTCAGCGGCAGGAGGGCAATGCAACAACTAGTGCAGCAGGCCAAGGTATAGTTTACGGATTTGCAGAAATCGGCGGGCCGGAAGATCAGATTCCATCGTTAATGAGAATTCTATCAAACTCTACTTGGAATGTAGTCGCGGTGCACAACCATGTCACAATGGAGTCGCCAAAAATGATGTTCGTACATGCTGTAGGAGTATCTGACATCGATACCCTTACCAGCGAGGCAAAGTCAATCCTTGACGGCATGGCCGCTCGGCAACGGACTACTACTGCCGGAGAAACGACCAGATCGGAAATGAGAGGAGAATCAAACCAGACCTTATCGTCTTGA